ATATTATCACGCTGCCTTGTTTTTGTCAACAACTTTTTTGTTGTTTCTTTTTACCAACTGTTTTCAACATTAATTTAATGTCTACCAGTGGCCGCCACCGTGTTATCGGCGACAACAGCTTTTATATATTAACATGCACTTTTAGGTTTGTCAATACTTTTTATTTCTTTTCACTTTTCGCCTTAGACACTAGTAATATATCCAAAAAACCCTTTTCTATAGTATGAAAGCAGCTTGGTATGTGTGTCTTTTTATACAAAGAACAAATGCCTCCATACTTTTCCTTCTTTAAAAATTGCTTTCCCTTTTTACAGCACAGTGCATCAATCTTATACAGATCATCCAGCGTATCCTTTTTAGCTAGATTTATACCCAGCCTGTATATAAGGAATTAATCCTTAATCTTCTATAAAACAAAAAACACTCGTTGGAAGTGTTTTATCAAATCCGAATATATTAACTGACACAAAAGGTTAGCTTTTATAAAATCAGTATAAATTTTTTATAGGCAATTCAGTCAACTTATATCATTCATACAATAACCTTTTTAATATAACAATTCTATTCCCTTTTTTATTTAGTCTTAACTTTTCACTCAAGTTAGCTACTATTATAAGGCCTCTTCCTGAGACTTTCATTTCACATGAATCTTCATCACCCAATGAATTTACTGCATTTTTGGCAATACATTTATAGTCGTAACCTTGCCCCTCATCTTCTATAACAAGAAACATTCTGCCGCTTTTTGTAACAGCAGCTGCTATCTTTACGAATCTATCCCCCATCTCCTGGTTGCCATGCTTTATAGCATTAAGAATCAATTCATTCAAGATAACTTTTACTTCAAACAGTGTGTCTTCAGATATAACTTCACAGGCGCTCTGCAAATAGCGGAGTATTTCATTGATAGTAGCGCACATAATATTTATATCGCTGGGTATCTTTGTTTTATATATTTTTAGCTTAAGCAAAGTCTTCCCATCCTCATAATATTATTATATTTATTAATACCCACCTTGATATGTTATAAACATAGTTGAAATATTATTGTATAAAAAGCAACCGTATATCACGCTTTACCCAATATTGTCCTGAATTTGTCAAGTACCTTTTTTTCCAATCTGGAAACATACATCTGAGATACCCCCAACCTGTCGGCAATCTGCTTTTGAGTTTTATTATTAAAGTATCTCATTTTGATAAATTCTATCTCTGCTTCATTAAACTTGTTTAAGCTTTTTTCAAGAAAATCTCTGTTTTCTATTTTTTCAAAAGTAACGTCTTCTGCTCCTATTGTTTCATGCAGCTCAAGATCGTCATCAGCATATACGTTCTGCTCAAAGGATTGGATATTATATGCATTCCATGACTCGATAATCTCAAGAACGCTTTCCTCACTTATATTCAGATGCCTCGCTATTTCATCTACTTTCGGAACCCTTTGAAGTTCATGGGATAAAACTTCCTTTGCATAATTGACCTTCTGGTAAATTTCATAAATTCTTCTTGGGATTCTTATAACAGAGCCTTTATCACGGAAGTACCTCTTGATCTCGCCCACTATAGTGGGAGTTGCAAAGCTTACAAACTTAACCCCCCTATCAAGGCTAAAGCGTTCAACTGACTTAATAAGAGCAATACAAGCTATCTGGTGTATATCTTCGTAATCAATGCCTCTGTTTACAAACTTCTTCGATATTATATCTGCGAGATAAATGTACTTGTTTACGATCTCATTCCTATTTTCCACAGTAGGGTTTTGTTTATAGTTTATAAATAATACTTCATGCTCTTCAGTAGAATTCATTATGACCTGAGTCTCTCTGTTATCTGCCATATTCAGATATTCCCCTCAAGAGCTTTTGACATGGAAAACAGGTAAGCATTGCTTGTACACAACTCAACTTCATCCATCAATGCATTAATTATGGATATTCCCAGCTCATCAGTCTCACTATTAAAGATACATTTTAGAGATTTGTCCTCGCAATTAAAAACTACTTTGAGCTTATCTGCATAAACATAGAATGCGATTGTAAAAAAATCTGCTTCCGTGCTTCCGGCACTAACCAGTTTATTACATACTTCCGCTATAGCTACTTTTATGTCTTCAATGACTTCTATATCAAACCCTAATCTATTAGCTATACCTGAAGAGGTTAATCTTGCTATGCTTACATACTCAGCTTTAAAAGGCAGAGATATTTCTATCTTATCATAATTATTGTTCATTATTTCCTCCATGCTTCCTGTCTCCGCGTTAATGGATGTTATTACACAAACAAGCACTATATTACTCGTTTGCAGAGATAACCATATGATAAACCGTTCACAACCCTGTTATTCTAAAATAAAGAGCTTATCCAAACCAGTAATCAGGAATAATTTCTTTATGCTGTCCTTCAAATTACATATATATATCTTTTTATCATTCTGTTTGGCCTTTTTTAGTGTGCCCACAAATATTCCCAAACCCGTGCTGTCTATATAGTTTAGCTCTCCGCAATCAATTCTCAAATCCTTTTGTGCAGTGTCCACTATGCTATATAGCTTTTCTTTTAGCTTCTGCGAAGTATATATATCCACTTCACCTGATACAAAAACATTAACTGCATCATTAGTCTGTTCTTCTCTTACTATCAGCTCACTTGACATAGAAAATTCCTCCCTGAAAAATGTGAGTTAAAGCGTACTTAACCATATTATATATTATCATTACCTACAAAAAAAGTACTACTAAATAATAAGAGGAGATATTATCTCCTCTCAAACAGCGATAGAATTTACTTTACTGCCAGCTCTATAAACTTGACAGCCTTATCAAAATTTTTAGTTCTACTGTCAATGGCAATAATCTTTTCCTTACTTTCACCTTTTATCCCTTTAAGAAACCCACTGGAGCTGACATCAATGCCATAGACATGTTCTTCCTGCTGTTTTCCACTTTTTCCCCGTATGCGCCTGCTGTTATCGATATTAAGATTTTCAACTACCTTATCCAGACTCAAAAATGTTACAGAGTTTGCATACTTGTCGAAAATGCTTTTTTCAACGATATAGATGTCTATTCCTCCGGCAGCCACGACAGTAATTTCCTTCATTTGCATGGCATAACCCATTTGGCTCTTGTCGCCCTTGGAGATACTTATAACATCTATTACCGGTTCTTTTATCCCTGCAATTTTTTCTTTTATTTCATGTTGGAAAGTGCTCAAATCCTCTGCATAAAATCCACCCATCACCGTTACATTGAAATCCGGATCCACCTTAGTAACAAAGCCATATACTATATATCCCAGGACAAGCACTGCGATAAGCCCAAATACAAAGTGATACTTGTGATAATGCATAAAATTTCTGGCTTGTTTTTCGTCAACACCCATTTTTTTAAATACAGGGTTTGGCTTAACATATACTTTATCTTCTAGCTCTTTCAGTTCTTTTGCTACTATACTGTTATATGCCTGTGATATCTCTTCTAATACCCGCTTACCTTCTACGATCTTTTCTTCATCATCGGATTGCACAAAAGCCTTATATTTTTTTATGAGGTAAGTATACCTTTTTTCTATTTCATCTTTACCTGCATTTTTACTCAGCCCGAGAACTTCATACGCGTCTCGGGTATATTCTGGATTTTTCTTATCAACCATCACTAACCCCCCCAAGCTAACTGGCAATCACCAATACCATAGTTCAGCTATAACTAATGATACCATTTCACAGAAGGTATATCCACTTGAAATGATTAGATCTAAACATACACGGTAATTGTCAATAATCCGCCTTCAAATTACTTCATTGGTTTCATTGTGGGGAAAAGCAATACATCTCTTATTGAATAGGAGTCGGTCAACAGCATTATGAGCCTGTCTATACCTATACCAAGTCCGCCGGTTGGAGGCATTCCATATTCCAATGATGTAACAAAATCATCATCCATCATATTTGCTTCTTCATCTCCGGCTTCTCTTTTCTGAACCTGATTTACAAACCTCTCTTTTTGGTCAATAGGGTCATTCAGCTCAGAGTATGCGTTCCCCATTTCCCTGCTGGTAATGAATATCTCAAACCGCTCTGTCAATTCAGGCCTGTCAGGCTTCCTTTTTGTAAGAGGAGAAACTTCAACCGGATAATCGTATATAAAAGTTGGTTGTATGAGGTGCTCCTCAACAAATTCCTCAAACATAAGGTTTAGCACTTCACCCTTTGTAGGTTTGCCTTCCAGGTGCACTTTCTTATCCTTCGCAATATCTCTTGCTTCCTCATCCGAGGCAACTGCATCAAAATCTATACCTGTGTACTGCTTGACAGCTTCGGACATAGTCATCCTGTTCCATGGCGGAGTAAGATCTATTTCCTGTCCCTGATACATTATCTTTGTAGTACCCAATACTTCTTCAGCAACTGTAGATACAAGGTTTTCTGCCAGCTCCATCATTCCCTTATAGTCAGTATAGGCCTCGTATACCTCCATCATAGTAAACTCAGGGTTATGCTTAATAGACATACCCTCATTTCTGAACATTCTTCCCATTTCATATACTCTTTCGAGACCACCGACTATCAAACGCTTTAAATACAATTCTGGAGCAATTCTTAGATATAGATCTATATCAAGAGTGTTATGATGAGTAATAAAAGGCCTGGCTGTCGCACCCCCTGGTATTGTATTCAGGAGGGGTGTATCCACTTCCAGGAATCCCCTGTCATCAAGAAATTTTCT
The DNA window shown above is from Clostridia bacterium and carries:
- a CDS encoding ATP-binding protein, with the translated sequence MLKLKIYKTKIPSDINIMCATINEILRYLQSACEVISEDTLFEVKVILNELILNAIKHGNQEMGDRFVKIAAAVTKSGRMFLVIEDEGQGYDYKCIAKNAVNSLGDEDSCEMKVSGRGLIIVANLSEKLRLNKKGNRIVILKRLLYE
- a CDS encoding SigB/SigF/SigG family RNA polymerase sigma factor, translated to MADNRETQVIMNSTEEHEVLFINYKQNPTVENRNEIVNKYIYLADIISKKFVNRGIDYEDIHQIACIALIKSVERFSLDRGVKFVSFATPTIVGEIKRYFRDKGSVIRIPRRIYEIYQKVNYAKEVLSHELQRVPKVDEIARHLNISEESVLEIIESWNAYNIQSFEQNVYADDDLELHETIGAEDVTFEKIENRDFLEKSLNKFNEAEIEFIKMRYFNNKTQKQIADRLGVSQMYVSRLEKKVLDKFRTILGKA
- a CDS encoding anti-sigma regulatory factor, which gives rise to MNNNYDKIEISLPFKAEYVSIARLTSSGIANRLGFDIEVIEDIKVAIAEVCNKLVSAGSTEADFFTIAFYVYADKLKVVFNCEDKSLKCIFNSETDELGISIINALMDEVELCTSNAYLFSMSKALEGNI
- a CDS encoding STAS domain-containing protein: MSSELIVREEQTNDAVNVFVSGEVDIYTSQKLKEKLYSIVDTAQKDLRIDCGELNYIDSTGLGIFVGTLKKAKQNDKKIYICNLKDSIKKLFLITGLDKLFILE
- the lysS gene encoding lysine--tRNA ligase, producing the protein MAENMENNQELQDLNEILKVRRLKLHELQENGKDPFKTVKYDVTHSTTYIIDNFENMEGQFVSIAGRLMSKRGMGKASFCDVQDRDGKIQLYVKIDEIGESVYEDFKKFDIGDIVGVKGEVFKTHKGEISLKAKEVTLLSKSLQPLPEKWHGLKDTDLRYRQRYVDLIVNPDVRKTFIARSKIIKSIRKFLDDRGFLEVDTPLLNTIPGGATARPFITHHNTLDIDLYLRIAPELYLKRLIVGGLERVYEMGRMFRNEGMSIKHNPEFTMMEVYEAYTDYKGMMELAENLVSTVAEEVLGTTKIMYQGQEIDLTPPWNRMTMSEAVKQYTGIDFDAVASDEEARDIAKDKKVHLEGKPTKGEVLNLMFEEFVEEHLIQPTFIYDYPVEVSPLTKRKPDRPELTERFEIFITSREMGNAYSELNDPIDQKERFVNQVQKREAGDEEANMMDDDFVTSLEYGMPPTGGLGIGIDRLIMLLTDSYSIRDVLLFPTMKPMK